Part of the Anopheles coluzzii chromosome 3, AcolN3, whole genome shotgun sequence genome is shown below.
GGTGCCGGCGCGGAGTCGAGCGGTGACGATACGATCAAGATCGTCCATCGGCATCTGCAGAACGGGGATATACTGCTGCTCAACCGGCAGCCCACGCTGCATCGGCCGAGTATAATGGCGCACCGGGCGAAGATTCTCGGTGGGGAGAAGATTTTCCGCCTGCACTACTCGAACTGCAAGTCGTACAATGCGGACTTTGATGGGGATGAAATGAATGCTCATCTGCCGCAGAACGAGGTGGCCCGGGCGGAGGCGTACGGGTTGGTGGCGGTGCCGTACCAATACCTCGTGCCGAAAGACGGCACACCGCTGGGTGGTTTGATTCAGGATCACATCGTATCGGCGGTGAAGCTTTTCATACGCGGCAAGTTTTTCAACCGGTAAGTGGGTGAAGGACTGAGGCGCTTGACTCTCTAACCGACTCCTCATCCCCAAACCCCTTACTGCCTTGCAGGGAGGACTACCAGCAGCTAGTGTTTCAGGCGCTGAGCAACAAGAAGGGCAATATTGAGCTGCTGCCACCGTCCATCCTGAAGCCGGTGAGACTGTGGTCCGGCAAGCAAATCATCTCGACCATCATCAAGAACAGCACACCGAAGGGCATGCCGTACATCAACTTGGTGGGAAAGTCGAAGCTAAACAACAAGGTAAGGGCGCTTGGTGGTAATAAAGCACTCGCAGAACGCACTCATAATCGCTCTCCGCTCTCCCACGCAGCATTGGTGTGTGCTTCCCGCCCGCCCCTGGGAGTACGGTGGCACACCGCTCCGCGAGAACGAGCTGTCCGAATCGGAGGTGTTCATCCGGCAGGGTGAGCTGCTGAGCGGCATCCTCGACAAGAACCACTTCGGCGCCACACCGTACGGTCTGATCCACTGCATGTACGAGCTGTACGGGGGCGTCTGCTCCACCGCTCTCCTTTCGTCCCTGTCGCGGCTCTTCACCTACTACCTGCAGTGGGAAGGGTTCACGCTGGGCGTACGGGACATTCTGGTGCAGAGCAAGGCGGATCGGAAGCGGTCCAGAATTATACGCGAGTGTCGCGCTGTGGCCGGGCACGAAGCGGCCACCTCAGCCCTCGAGCTGCCGGCGAGCGTTTCGCGCGACGAGCTGGCCCAGCGCATGCGGGAAGCGTACGCCAAGAATCCAAAGTTTCGCGCCATACTCGACCGGAAGTATAAGACCGTGCTCGATACGTACACCAACAGGATTAACAAGTgagtgagaaaaaaatgggaatCCAATTGGACGTGTTATTAATTATACTTCGCCTTTTTTTAATAGCGCATGCCTGCCGGAAGGCTTGATCAGCAAGTTCCCGGAGAACAATCTGCAGCTGATGGTACAGTCGGGTGCGAAGGGTTCGACCGTTAACACGATGCAAATCTCGTGCCTGCTCGGGCAGATCGAGCTGGAGGGCAAACGACCGCCGCTCATGATTTCCGGCCGTTCGCTGCCGAGCTTTGCTGATTTTGATACGTCACCGAAGTCGGGCGGCTTTATCGACGGCCGGTTTATGACGGGCATACAGCCGCAGgagtttttctttcactgTATGGCAGGCCGCGAGGGTCTGATCGATACGGCGGTGAAAACTAGCCGCTCCGGCTACCTGCAGCGCTGTCTGGTGAAGCATCTCGAGGGCCTGTCGGTGCACTACGACATGACGGTGCGGGATAGCGACGGCAGCGTGATCCAGTACATGTTCGGCGAGGACGGTATGGACATTGCGAAGACGCAGTTCATCGGCAACGAGAAGCAGACGCGCTTTCTCGACATGAACCGGGACGTGATCGTGCAGCCGGAGGTGCTGAAGCGGCTGCAGACGTCCCGCGACGAGGATCCGCTGAACGAGGCGCTGAAGAAGCACGTCAAAAAGATGAAACGCTGGACGAAGCAGAATGGCGGAGGGCCGACGGAGGTGCAGCGGGTTCGCACGTCCGCTTTTGCACTGTTTTCCGCCGACCATGCGGAAGCGTTGCGGGCGGAGCTCCCGAACCCGGACAAGATGAAAAAGTCGGGCCGTACCAAGCTGACGGAGAAGCTGCTCAAGCGGTGGGGCAAGCTGGAGCCAGCGGCCCGGCGCGAGTACGTGAGAAGGGCGGCCCACTGTCCCGATCCGGTCGGTGCCGTCTTTCCGCCCGATTCGCACTACGGCGTGCTGTCGGAGAAGCTGGAGGCGATGGTGCGCAAGTACAAGCGCACCGAGCAGCCGCTCCACAACATCGACGAGCTGATGCAGGTGAAGGGCAGTGCGTCGCTGGCCGCGCCGGGCGAACCGGTCGGCGTGCTGGCGGCCCAATCGATCGGCGAACCGTCCACGCAGATGACGCTCAACACGTTCCACTTCGCGGGGCGCGGTGAGATGAACGTGACGCTCGGTATTCCGCGTCTGCGCGAGATTCTGATGTGTGCGGCGGCCGAGATCAAGACACCGTCGATGGAGATACCGTTCCTGCCGCACCGCAAACCGGAGCGGCTGAAGGCGGTGGCCGAGAAGCTGCGCAAATCGCTCAACCGTGTCACGGTGGCGGATGTGCTGGAGAGTGAGTGCAACCGTCACGTGTTTTGgcgcttttcttttatttaatacGTTGTATCTTCCTTCCCGTAGATATTAATATCAAGtcgaagctggtggtgcatcCTTCGCGCGGCATGCAGCACACCATACGCTTCAACTTCCTTCCGCAGGACGCGTACGATCACGACTACTGCGTTACGCCGAGCGGCATCCTTCGGCACATGTCGCGCAAATTTTTCAAAGCAATGTTTGCCGCCATTCGGCGAGCGGAATCGGCGAAGAATGTGCTGTAAGTATGAAACCATCCTTTGGCGTGTCGAGGGCCTTTTCTTCCATACGCTGATGTGctattccattccattctaCAGAATCGACACTGAAATGCAGGAAGGTAAATCGAAAAAGCATAAGAAGGGGGCTGACACTGAAGAGGACGACGAGATCGATCGCCAGGAGCCGGGGAAAGTTGATAAGAGCGAGAAGGCTGTGTATTCGGATAGCGACAGTGACTCGGACGATGGTGGCACGCCGGCTGTTGATGGGGATGCATCGGATGCGAAGAACCGGGGCAAGACCAAGGACGAGCACGAttacgacgaggacgacgagaaCGATGCGGATGCTGCGGGGGCCAGCTCCGACGACTCGGGCGTTAGCGAGGACGAGCAAGAGGATGAGAAGGAGGCGCAAAAGCAGCCAGCAGCGGggggaaagcaaaagaaaaagcttcCGTCCGCCAAGGCATCGAAGAGCCACTGCATCGAGGAGGCGCTGATTGAGGAGTACGAAAAGGAGCAGGACGAGCTGGGGCAGGAGCTGGCAGCGATGCCCGGCGCCGAGGAAACGCTGAATGAAGCGGAAGAGACCATGTTTTTGGCGCAGGTGAACGCGCAGGTCAGCAAGTTCCAGCACGATCGGGTCGCCAAACGGTGGTGCCAGATCGTGCTGCACATGCCGCTGAAGCTGAAGGAGATCGACTTCACCAAGGTGCTGCGGGATGTGGCCGCCAAATCGGTAATCTGGGAGGTGCCCCGGATCAAGCGCGCCATCACGTACATGCAAAACGATCAGCTGTACCTGCGAACGGACGGTACGAACATGTCGGCGATGACGGCGCACGCGAAGGTGCTGGACCTGAACCGGCTGTACACGAACGACATCCACGCGATGGCCAACCGGTACGGCATCGAGGCGGCGTCGCGCGTGATCGTGAAGGAAATACAGAACGTGTTCAGCGTGTACGGCATCACGATCGATCCGCGCcatctgctgctggtggcggaCTACATGACGGCGAGTGGCCGGTACCAGGCGATGAACCGCATGGCGATGGAGTCTTCGGTTTCGCCGCTGCAGCAGATTTCGTTCGAATCGTCGCTCAAGTTCCTGAAGGAGGCGCTGCTGAAGGGCACGAACGATCGGCTGGAGTCACCCTCGTCCAGGCTGATCGTGGGCCAGCCGTGCAAGGTGGGCACGGGCTCGTTTACGCTCTACTCGTCCGCCCTGAAGGACTATGCCGAGGCGTCAATGGCATAAGGGAGCATGGTAGcttacaaacacatttttgcaTATAGCCTTTGAATAAAGTTCTTTAACAATATTCTTGTGAAATGCTGCGTAGTGAGTAAAATTTATGACAAACAAGATCGGTAAGAATGGCTggggaaatggtaaaatggTTGGAAAAATGGAGCTTTATCCTCTACACCGTTGTGTGATATGATTTCTTGCTTACCTACATCAGTGCAAATGAGCTTTGAGATCGTAAATATCACTCTGAAACGAGTTAATGCATTTGAATAACATCATTTCTGGCATGCATTTGGAAAAGAACGAAACACGATGAGCTGATCAAGTTTTTGTAACTGTCGTTTTAAACCAAAATCCCTTTGTAGGACCATCCCTAGCtttcgttaaaaataaaacgtagCTTCAAAGTGAAATCGATTCTGCAGTTTAATTATTGCTGTAATGAGCAATGAAATAGAGTATTTTTCGCAGCTAAATACAACAATTTATCaattaaaataagaaaaaactTAAATTAATTCGATAACGAAAAGTCAAATTTGACAGCTATTGGTTTTCGTTTGTCAAAATGATGACATTTGGATGTACAGTAGAGTACCAGCGTCCCGTTCAGTTagatatttattattattgaccACATTTTAAGCTTataatggtttattttttattcttttttaataataaattctACTGCAtttcaaacacatttttacaatCCCCTTAGCATTATTCCAGGACCAATAAACAACATCCGTACAGCCTAGATAAAACAACCGGCCCGAGCTCGACTGTATGTAAACCTTGCGTCgccgtttgtttttgtcgcCGTACACAAGCGTTCGCGCGTTGCTCGCTTCAGCCCACGCCGCCATCTTGGAATcgctttgtgtgcgtgtgtgctggCTCGGACGGTCGGCTCCCAGAAAGTGTCCTGTTTTTTCACCACAGTTTTCCGGCACCAAACGGCGCGTGTTCCGGTCCGAAGGCAAGCGCCAAGTGTGCCCCACACGCAGGGCAAAAGGGTGTGTAGAGTGTGAAGTGTGCTAGCGCGCGGCAAAACCGGCCAACCGACGATGGCATCCGATGAGGAAATTGATGAATCCATTGCCGGTAAGTGGAGTGGAGGGGTGGGTGCTGACGGGAAGGGTAAGAAGGGCTGGCTAGGGAGCCACCATTGTTCGTACTAGAGGGGGGGCAGCACGAAAAGGTGGTAGAACTATGAAAATCTTATTTTCCAGCGGTGAAATACACCGTTGCCGGTAAAATAACGCAACATTGCAAACACAAATgcattgtttgtgttttttttctctaacgTGCTGCAACGGTTAGGAACACGGAAGATCGGCCCGCTTTTTGCCCTCTGTTGGGAGCGCAATGGCGGAGGGAAAGGGTGGTAGCAAATCTTTTCTACAGTCATGTAGAATTTTTACCCTCCCAAACCACTACCATTTATTGTGAAGGTCACTGTAACTGCACGAGTGTCCTTCGATTGAATCTGCAAGCCTCAGGAAAGGTGTGGAAAGGAAGGATTGGTGACAGGATGAGTGGTGGTAGGGGTGGGAAGACTACGCCGCACACCATTGCGGAGCGCTAGCGTTCCGCAATGGGGTCATGAAGCGTGCGGGCAGGGTACGTGGTAGCCGAAGGTAGAGGAGGGTTGTGCTTTCTTGCGCTTTTTTACTCTTCTTATTCTTCCACCAGTTCTTGCCATTCGCTTTGACTACGCAGAGAGAGGTGATcatgtctttctctctcagctctctgtttctctttcactctctctctctctttctctcttgcgcTTTTTTTTCAACCCTCGCCCGCTTGGGAAtggattttccattttccctcGTTCCGGGCTTCGCTTTGCTTCCTTCGTTTCCTGCCCCTTCCCTTCCACCTTCAACTATACAAACCGATTGTTGGTGAGGGAGGATTGGAAAGGAGGGAGTATGAAACAGCCACTAACATTGAAATGATTTCGAATATGAACCGTTAGACTTATTCCGTTCATTTCtgtaacattttttgtttgtttgaaatatttaaaaaaaatgttgaagtGAAAGTCTGAAGACAATTTgaagattctgattattttaaaatgattctgTATGGTAAAAATACATTATTGATAGAATATTCCCAAAATGATTATAAAGGATTGTGAGCAGAATTCGTACATCTGATTTTTACCAAAACATTCGTAATGgattgaaattaaatcaatcccaaacaaaccaattaatttcttcaatttcatttttgaagATCACATAACGATGTAACAAATGCTAAAATTTCCGATTGAATCGCTTTCCCTTCCAGAGGAGGAGAGCGGCATGCTGGATGAGGGAGCGGACGCATCCCTAGCGGCAGACGCCGACGACGGTTCGGACGAGGAGGCCAACACGAAGGGCAACGCGCAGCaggacgaagacgacgactaCGAGCCAGAGGACAaccgcaagaagaagaagggcaaAAAGCGCAAAGCGCGCAGCAGCGACGAAAAGCGCGGccgcaagaagaaaaagcgcAAGAAGAACGACAGCGGCGACGAGAGCGACCAGAAGCAGAGCGATGACGGGGGAAGcagtgcggcggcggcggcagcggctgcagcagcagcggccgccGCTGCGGCCGCCGAGTCCGACTACGAGTCACGCCCGAAGCGTGGCCGAGATCGGAAGaagggcagcagcagtcgttcgggtgcggcggcggctgcagcCAGCGAAGTGGAGAAGAAGTCcgaggagaaggaaaagatGCCCACGATCCAGGAGGTGTGCAGCTCGTTCGATCTGACCGACGTGAAGATCGAGTACACGGAGGAGGATTTCGAGAATCTGGTCACGTTCAAGATGTTCCAGACGCACGTGCGGCCGATCCTGACGAAGGAGAATCCGCGCGTCCCGATGGCGAAGCTGATGATGCTGGTCGCGGCCAAGTGGCGCGAGTTCTGCACCCTCAACCCGAACATCTCGAGCGAGGACGCGACGTCGGGCGAGACGGGCGGGCGGGAGGAGgagacggcggcggcggcgccgCCCACGCCCGAGTACGTGCCGAAGTCGAGCCGGTCGCGCAGCAAGACGGAAAACAAGCACGACGACATGGTgtacgacgacgaggacgaggaggaagaggaggaggtggagCGGGAGCGAACGCGCAAGAGCAAGAAGGGCAAGAgcggaggcggcggcggcggtggaggtagcagtagcagcaacaagaAGGGCGGCGGCGGAGGAAACAGCCGCAAGCAGAAGGTGCCGACGCTGAAGATCAAGTTTGGCAAGCGCAAGAACGCCAGCTCGGACGAGGAGCAGGACGCGAGCGGCGGCTCGGAGCGCGAGTCGGACGCCGAGTTCGAGAAGATGCTGCAGCAGTCCGAGCCCGACACGCCGGAACGGGCGAAATCGGCCACCGGGGGCAGTGGTGGGGCCGATGGGGGCGCCGCGGACGAAGCGTCCGATCAGCCGGCGGTGCGCAAGAAGGCCAAAACCAAGATTGGCAACAagtcgaagaagaagaacaagtcGAAGAAGAGCAAATTCCCGGACGGTGGGGAGGAGGGCGAGCACGAGCATCAGGACTACTGCGAGGTGTGTCAGCAGGGCGGCGAGATCATCCTGTGCGACACGTGCCCCAAGGCGTACCATCTGGTGTGTCTCGATCCGGAGCTGGAGGACACGCCCGAGGGCAAGTGGTCCTGTCCGACGTGCGAGGCGGAGGGGCCGgccgacgaggacgacgacgagcaTCAGGAGTTTTGCCGGGTGTGCAAGGACGGTGGCGAGCTGCTGTGCTGCGACAACTGTCCCTCGGCGTACCACACGTTCTGTCTGAACCCGCCGCTCGACGACATTCCCGACGGGGAGTGGCGCTGTCCGCGCTGCAGCTGCCCGCCGCTCGCGGACAAGGTGCAGAAGATACTGACCTGGCGCTGGACCGACAAACCGATCAACCCGGACGAACCGTCCACGTCGAAgggtgcggcggcggcggccggcgGATCGACCCGGCGCCGCGAGTACTTCGTCAAGTGGCACGAGAAGTCGTACTGGCACTGCGACTGGATCACCGAGCTGCAGCTGGACGTGCACCATCCGCTCATGTTCCGGTACTACACGCGCAAGAATGACATGGAGGAGCCGCCCAAGCTGGAGGAGGCGCTGGACGAGGAGGACAACCGGTACAAACGCATCCAGCGCATGCGCGAAACGAACTGCCAGCTGAACGAGACGGAGCTGGAGGAGAAGTACTACCGGTACGGCGTCAAGCCGGAATGGTTGATGGTGCACCGCGTGATCAACCACCGGACGATGCGCGACGGCCGCACGCTCTATCTGGTCAAGTGGCGCGAGCTGTCGTACGATCAGGCCACGtgggaggacgaggaggacgacaTTGCGGGGCTGAAGATGGCCATCGAGTACTATCTGGATTTGCGCGCCAACTGCTCGCAGGACATCGGTGGGTcgggcagcggcggcagcggcagcagcaagaagaacaagaagaagggcCGCCGTCGGCTGCGCgagctggaggaggaggagcgcaCGGCCGGGGTGAAGCGCTACACGCCACCGCCGGAAAAGCCGACCACGGATCTGAAGCGCAAGTTCGAGGTGCAGCCACCGTACCTGGACGAGACGGGCATGCGGCTGCATCCGTACCAGCTGGAGGGCATCAACTGGTTGCGCTACTCGTGGGCGAACGGCACTGATACGATACTGGCCGACGAGATGGGGCTGGGCAAGACGATCCAGACGGCCACCTTCCTGTATTCGCTCTATAAGGAGGGCCACTGCCGTGGTCCGTTCCTGGTGGCGGTCCCGCTCTCGACCATCATCAACTGGGAGCGTGAGTTTGAAACGTGGGCGCCGGACTTTTACTGCATCACGTACGTCGGGGACAAGGAGTCGCGTGCCGTTATCCGCGAGAACGAACTGTCCTTCGAGGAAGGGGCAGTGCGCGGCGGCAAAGCGTCCCGCATTCGGGCGAGCTCGATCAAATTCAACGTGCTGCTGACAAGCTACGAGCTCATCTCGATCGATGCGGCCTGCCTCGGGTCGATCGATTGGTCcgtgctggtggtggatgAAGCGCATCGTCTCAAATCGAACCAGAGCAAGTTCTTCAAGGTGCTGAACGCGTACAACATCGCGTacaagctgctgctgaccgGTACGCCGCTGCAGAACAACCTCGAGGAGCTGTTCCATCTGCTCAACTTCCTCAACAAGAGCAAGTTCAACGAGCTGGCCGAGTTCCAGAACGAGTTCGCCGACATCTCGAAGGAGGAGCAGGTGAAGCGGCTGCACGAGATGCTCGGTCCGCACATGCTGCGTCGGCTGAAGGCGGACGTGCTGAAGAACATGCCCACCAAGTCGGAGTTTATCGTGCGCGTGGAGCTGTCGCCGCTGCAGAAGAAGTACTACAAGTACATCCTGACGCGCAACTACGAGGCGCTCAACCCGAAGGGCGGTGGCGGCGCCTGCTCGCTGATTAACATCATGATGGATCTGAAGAAGTGCTGCAACCATCCGTATCTGTTTGCGGCCGCCGCGGAGGAGGCACAGCTCGGCCCGGGCGGTAACTACGAGCTGCAGTCGCTGACGAAGGCGGCCGGcaagctggtgctgctggagaAGATGCTGAGGCTGCTGAAATCGCAGGGCCACCGGGTGCTGATCTTCTCGCAGATGACGAAGATGCTGGACATACTGGAGGACTTCCTGGAGGGGCTGGGATACAAGTACGAGCGTATCGATGGTGGCATTACGGGCAGCATTCGGCAGGAGGCGATCGATCGGTTCAATGCACCGGGTGCACCACAGTTCTGCTTCCTGCTGTCGACACGTGCCGGCGGTCTCGGCATTAACCTGGCGACGGCCGACACCGTCATCATTTACGATTCGGACTGGAACCCGCACAACGACATCCAGGCGTTCTCGCGCGCCCATCGTATCGGACAGGCGAACAAGGTGATGATCTACCGGTTCGTGACGCGCAACTCGGTGGAGGAGCGCGTGACGCAGGTGGCGAAGCGTAAGATGATGCTAACGCATCTGGTCGTGCGTCCCGGCATGGGCGGCAAGGGCACGAACTTTACCAAGCAGGAGCTGGACGACATCCTGCGCTTCGGCACGGAGGAGCTGTTCAAGGAGGACGGAAAGGACGAGGAGGCGATCCATTACGATGATAAGGCGGTGGCGGAGCTGCTGGACCGCTCGAACAAGggcgtggaggagaaggaaaactGGGCGAACGAGTATCTGTCCTCGTTCAAGGTCGCGTCCTACTCGACCAAGGAGGAcgtggaggaggaggcggaAACGGAGGTGATCAAGCAGGAGGCCGAAAACTCGGACCCGGCGTACTGGGTGAAGCTGCTGCGGCACCACTACGAGCAGCATCAGGAGGATCTGTCCCGCACGCTCGGCAAGGGCAAGCGCGTGCGCAAGCAGGTGAACTACACGGACGGTGGCGTCATACAGGCGGACCCGGTGAAGGAGGACTCGACCTGGCAGGAGAACGTGTCGGACTACAACAACTCGGACTACTCGGGCGCGTCGGACGAGGACcgggacgaggacgacgaggagaGCGAGCTGGGCCGACGCAGCCGGCGGCGCATCGAGCGCAAGGAGGCGGAGCGGGACAAccggccgctgccgccgctgctggcGCGCGTCGGTGGCAACATCGAGGTGCTCGGCTTCAATGCGCGCCAGCGCAAGAGCTTCCTGAACGCGATCATGCGCTACGGCATGCCGCCCCAGGACGCGTTCCACTCGCAGTGGCTGGTGCGCGATCTGCGCGGCAAGTCGGAGCGCATCTTCAAGGCGTACGTGTCGCTGTTCATGCGGCATCTGTGCGAGCCCGGCGCGGACAATGCGGAAACGTTCGCGGACGGGGTGCCGCGCGAAGGGCTCAGCCGGCAGCACGTGCTGACGCGCATCGGCGTGATGTCGCTGATCCGCAAGAAGGTGCAGGAGTTTGAGCACATCAACGGGTACTACAGCATGCCGGAGCTGATCAAGCGCCCGTGTGAGCCGGTCAAGATTGCCGTCGCCGCTCCGGCTGCTGTTGGGGCGGCGCCAGGTGGTGAGGGTACGTCCGGGACGGCCGGTGCAGCTGCTCCAGCCAGTGGAGAAACGTCCAAATCGGCCACGACGAGCACGAGTGCAACACCGGCGACCAGTGCTGCACCCAGCCCGGCCCCGAACGCCAGTGCGTCCGGCGATAAGGAGGAGGAACAACAGTCGGGTGAAAAGGCGACCGATGGCGGTGACAAAGAAAAGCCAACGGATGGCGGTAGTAGCACGACACCGGCCGAGGAGTGCGAAAAAGCGGCTGAAGTGAAGAAGGAAGTGAAAGAGGAAGGGGCGGACGATGCGACCGACAAGAAGCCGGCGGGCGACAACAAGAAGGATGAAAGCAGCGGCGAAGTCACAGCGAAGGATGAACCGATGGACACCGACGGGGAGAAGAAGGACGACAAGCAACCGGCCGGTGAGGAGGCGATCGATCTGAAGAGTGTCAAGACCGAGGAGGATGCGGTAGCGCCGAAGAAGGAAGCGGGCGACGAGAAGGAAAAGTCCGAGGAGAAGAAGCCAGCGGACGGAGCGGCAAAGAGCAGCGCGGAAGAGGCGAAGAAAGCACCGGTGGAAGCCAAGAAGGAGGCCGAGGAAgaggacgatgacgatgaggtGAAGTTCGTGGAGGATGGCAGCACGCTGCCGCCGGTGGTGAAGAAACAGGAGCCGGAAACGAAGCCGGCTCCAGCCCCAGCACCGgccaccacgaccaccaccacgatcgatgacgatgacgatgacgtgGTGTTTGTGaaggacgatgacgatgacgtgAAGAAGCCGGAACCGGTGCAGGAGAATCTGGAGGTGCACAAGCGCGCGTTCATGTTCAACATCGCGGACGGTGGCTTCACCGAGCTGCACACGCTGTGGATCAACGAGGAGAAGGCGGCGGTCCCGGGACGGGAGTACGAAATCTGGCACCGCCGGCACGACTACTGGCTGCTGGCGGGCATCGTCACGCACGGGTACGGCCGCTGGCAGGACATCCAGAACGACATCCGGTTCGCGATCATCAACGAACCGTTCAAGATGGACGTGGGCAAGGGCAACTTCCTCGAGATCAAGAA
Proteins encoded:
- the LOC125907404 gene encoding chromodomain-helicase-DNA-binding protein Mi-2 homolog, with product MASDEEIDESIAEEESGMLDEGADASLAADADDGSDEEANTKGNAQQDEDDDYEPEDNRKKKKGKKRKARSSDEKRGRKKKKRKKNDSGDESDQKQSDDGGSSAAAAAAAAAAAAAAAAAESDYESRPKRGRDRKKGSSSRSGAAAAAASEVEKKSEEKEKMPTIQEVCSSFDLTDVKIEYTEEDFENLVTFKMFQTHVRPILTKENPRVPMAKLMMLVAAKWREFCTLNPNISSEDATSGETGGREEETAAAAPPTPEYVPKSSRSRSKTENKHDDMVYDDEDEEEEEEVERERTRKSKKGKSGGGGGGGGSSSSNKKGGGGGNSRKQKVPTLKIKFGKRKNASSDEEQDASGGSERESDAEFEKMLQQSEPDTPERAKSATGGSGGADGGAADEASDQPAVRKKAKTKIGNKSKKKNKSKKSKFPDGGEEGEHEHQDYCEVCQQGGEIILCDTCPKAYHLVCLDPELEDTPEGKWSCPTCEAEGPADEDDDEHQEFCRVCKDGGELLCCDNCPSAYHTFCLNPPLDDIPDGEWRCPRCSCPPLADKVQKILTWRWTDKPINPDEPSTSKGAAAAAGGSTRRREYFVKWHEKSYWHCDWITELQLDVHHPLMFRYYTRKNDMEEPPKLEEALDEEDNRYKRIQRMRETNCQLNETELEEKYYRYGVKPEWLMVHRVINHRTMRDGRTLYLVKWRELSYDQATWEDEEDDIAGLKMAIEYYLDLRANCSQDIGGSGSGGSGSSKKNKKKGRRRLRELEEEERTAGVKRYTPPPEKPTTDLKRKFEVQPPYLDETGMRLHPYQLEGINWLRYSWANGTDTILADEMGLGKTIQTATFLYSLYKEGHCRGPFLVAVPLSTIINWEREFETWAPDFYCITYVGDKESRAVIRENELSFEEGAVRGGKASRIRASSIKFNVLLTSYELISIDAACLGSIDWSVLVVDEAHRLKSNQSKFFKVLNAYNIAYKLLLTGTPLQNNLEELFHLLNFLNKSKFNELAEFQNEFADISKEEQVKRLHEMLGPHMLRRLKADVLKNMPTKSEFIVRVELSPLQKKYYKYILTRNYEALNPKGGGGACSLINIMMDLKKCCNHPYLFAAAAEEAQLGPGGNYELQSLTKAAGKLVLLEKMLRLLKSQGHRVLIFSQMTKMLDILEDFLEGLGYKYERIDGGITGSIRQEAIDRFNAPGAPQFCFLLSTRAGGLGINLATADTVIIYDSDWNPHNDIQAFSRAHRIGQANKVMIYRFVTRNSVEERVTQVAKRKMMLTHLVVRPGMGGKGTNFTKQELDDILRFGTEELFKEDGKDEEAIHYDDKAVAELLDRSNKGVEEKENWANEYLSSFKVASYSTKEDVEEEAETEVIKQEAENSDPAYWVKLLRHHYEQHQEDLSRTLGKGKRVRKQVNYTDGGVIQADPVKEDSTWQENVSDYNNSDYSGASDEDRDEDDEESELGRRSRRRIERKEAERDNRPLPPLLARVGGNIEVLGFNARQRKSFLNAIMRYGMPPQDAFHSQWLVRDLRGKSERIFKAYVSLFMRHLCEPGADNAETFADGVPREGLSRQHVLTRIGVMSLIRKKVQEFEHINGYYSMPELIKRPCEPVKIAVAAPAAVGAAPGGEGTSGTAGAAAPASGETSKSATTSTSATPATSAAPSPAPNASASGDKEEEQQSGEKATDGGDKEKPTDGGSSTTPAEECEKAAEVKKEVKEEGADDATDKKPAGDNKKDESSGEVTAKDEPMDTDGEKKDDKQPAGEEAIDLKSVKTEEDAVAPKKEAGDEKEKSEEKKPADGAAKSSAEEAKKAPVEAKKEAEEEDDDDEVKFVEDGSTLPPVVKKQEPETKPAPAPAPATTTTTTIDDDDDDVVFVKDDDDDVKKPEPVQENLEVHKRAFMFNIADGGFTELHTLWINEEKAAVPGREYEIWHRRHDYWLLAGIVTHGYGRWQDIQNDIRFAIINEPFKMDVGKGNFLEIKNKFLARRFKLLEQSLVIEEQLRRAALLNLAQDPAHPAMALNARFAEVECLAESHQHLSKESLAGNKPANAVLHKVLNQLEELLSDMKSDVSRLPATLARIPPVAQRLQMSERSILSRLAATGNTVQQNPPMSQFPPGYQGTTLPGFAAAAAANFATFRPTFSVPGQPTNFPSGAGAAGSSSSGK